The following proteins are encoded in a genomic region of Myxococcaceae bacterium:
- the dusB gene encoding tRNA dihydrouridine synthase DusB, translating into MLSIGKHLIPSPYFLAPMAGVSEMPFRVIALQMGAGLATTELISAKGIFFKNARTQSYLRYDPQVEKPYSLQLFGGEELSMCRAAEEAVRLGADIIDINMGCPVKKVTQTGAGSALLTDVKRAASMVRSICQAIGTDAPVTAKIRTGWDSNSINCFEMGSALQDAGCAAIALHGRTRAQGYSGKADWDLIRQFKERMQIPVIGNGDIESAGEARRRQIESGCDAVMIGRGALGNPWIFRDLTGGSPPSSDERCDLILKHFFEQIRFGSLKSFRSHLVWYSKGFENSSLFRSKVMTLEKEEEVSEAIEQFFRGKNPNSDLETTDFVDYRQAFG; encoded by the coding sequence ATGCTATCGATTGGAAAACACTTAATTCCGTCTCCTTACTTTCTTGCACCTATGGCGGGTGTGAGCGAAATGCCTTTTCGAGTGATAGCCCTCCAGATGGGGGCAGGTTTAGCCACCACAGAGTTGATATCGGCTAAAGGGATTTTTTTTAAAAACGCCCGAACCCAAAGCTACTTAAGATACGATCCACAGGTTGAGAAACCTTACTCATTGCAGTTGTTCGGTGGAGAAGAGCTGTCGATGTGCCGCGCGGCAGAAGAAGCCGTTCGATTAGGGGCGGATATTATTGATATCAACATGGGGTGTCCGGTTAAAAAAGTTACTCAGACCGGGGCCGGTTCGGCTTTGCTAACGGATGTCAAGCGAGCGGCTTCGATGGTTCGTTCGATCTGTCAAGCCATTGGAACCGATGCGCCGGTAACGGCGAAAATCCGAACGGGTTGGGATTCCAATAGCATCAATTGCTTTGAGATGGGCAGTGCCTTGCAAGATGCTGGATGTGCAGCCATTGCTCTGCATGGACGAACGCGAGCTCAAGGGTATTCAGGCAAAGCAGACTGGGACCTGATCCGTCAATTCAAAGAGCGTATGCAAATTCCAGTGATTGGCAACGGAGATATTGAATCGGCCGGTGAAGCCCGTCGACGTCAGATTGAATCAGGTTGCGATGCCGTGATGATCGGAAGAGGGGCACTGGGCAATCCCTGGATATTTCGCGATTTAACAGGGGGTTCTCCTCCTTCGTCGGATGAACGCTGCGATTTGATTCTAAAGCATTTTTTTGAACAAATTCGTTTTGGCAGTTTGAAGTCTTTTCGAAGCCACTTAGTGTGGTACTCCAAGGGCTTTGAAAATTCGAGCTTGTTTCGCTCGAAAGTCATGACTCTTGAAAAAGAAGAAGAAGTTAGCGAGGCCATCGAACAGTTCTTTCGAGGTAAAAACCCAAACTCTGATCTTGAAACGACAGATTTTGTTGATTACCGACAGGCTTTTGGATAA